The following coding sequences are from one Lolium rigidum isolate FL_2022 chromosome 6, APGP_CSIRO_Lrig_0.1, whole genome shotgun sequence window:
- the LOC124667680 gene encoding probable NADPH:quinone oxidoreductase 1 — MEAVPSSTAPAKPTVLRVAAFCGSLRKDSWHRGLIRAAEELCQESIPGLHIDHVDISGLPMANPDLETDDGDGFPPDVEAFRDRVRAADCFIFASPEYNYSITATLKNALDWGSRGKKSCWADKAAAIVCAGGSFGGGRAAFHLRQIGVFLDLHFINKPELHVKAYDDPPKFDADGNLIHAETRERLRQVLLSLQAFALRLQPK, encoded by the exons ATGGAAGCCGTGCCATCGTCGACGGCGCCGGCGAAGCCCACCGTCCTCCGCGTGGCCGCCTTCTGCGGCTCCCTCCGCAAGGACTCGTGGCACCGCGGCCTCATCCGCGCCG CCGAGGAGCTGTGCCAAGAGTCCATCCCGGGCCTGCACATCGACCACGTCGACATCTCCGGCCTGCCAATGGCCAACCCGGACCTGGagaccgacgacggcgacggcttcCCGCCGGACGTCGAGGCGTTCCGCGACAGGGTCCGCGCCGCTGACTGCTTCATCTTCGCCTCGCCGGAGTACAACTACTCCATCACCG CCACGCTGAAGAATGCGCTGGACTGGGGGTCGAGAGGCAAGAAGAGCTGCTGGGCGGACAAGGCGGCGGCGATCGTGTGCGCGGGAGGCAGCTTCGGCGGGGGCAGGGCGGCGTTCCACCTCCGCCAGATCGGGGTGTTCCTGGACCTGCACTTCATCAACAAGCCGGAGCTCCACGTCAAGGCCTACGACGACCCGCCCAAGTTCGACGCCGACGGCAACCTCATCCACGCCGAGACCAGGGAGCGGCTCAGGCAGGTGCTTCTGTCGCTCCAGGCCTTCGCGCTCAGGCTCCAACCAAAGTAG